The sequence below is a genomic window from Rudanella lutea DSM 19387.
CCAGCGGGGTTGTTTAGTCCGCTACAAATGTACAAGAAATTCAAAAATCGATTACTTATGAGTTAGTAAACGGTAACCCAAAAGCAACTACTAAAGTGCTTAGAGTTCATTCACAAAAATTTAATGGAACGTGCGCTTGCATACACACTTAGCCAAATAATGAGTAACAGCCTACATGTATTAGTTGGAGACACAACCCACAGAATACTTGGTCCTTGATTGGAGCAAAGTAAACAATGTATTACTGCATTACAGCCCATTCTTACCGGGAGTTAGACAAGGCATTGGACGTTGCCCGGTCGCGCGACATGAGTTGCCGGGCCGTTTCGAGATCGCGGTCGCGGCCCTGCCGCAGATCGTCGAGCGAGTAAGCAACGGGATAGTCGGGCATAACGCCCCGGCCCTGATCGCGGCCGGGCAAGGGAAGCCGAATCCTGTATGCCGGTATTTTGACCACCATTCGGGTATTGGGCAACTGCACAAAAATGCTTTGACCGGCATTGCACCCGTAGGCCCCGCCCCCCGTTTCGCGCCCGACAATCCGGACGTTGGGGTTGTATTGCCGGGCCAAAGCCGGGAAAATAGATCCTGCCGAAAACGAGAGTCCGTCCGTCAGGATATAAACCGGCCCCGTAAACCGCCGATTTTCGTAGGGTCGAACGGTTTTGCGGTACGTGGGTAACTGGAGATTGCCGTGGTCGTCGCGCCGGAGCCGAAACCGCAGATCGATGTACGCAAACGGGCTGCTGAGCCAGGTTTTAACCCCCGGAATACGGGCCGTACGGGCGTTGGCCACTGTTGAATCCCAGAACACAAACGGCTGCGTAGCTACGTACCGCACCAGATCGCGGCAGGTTTGGGCACTGCCCCCGAGATTGCCGCGGACATCGACAATCAGTTGCCGAATTTCCCGGCGTTTTATTTCCTTGAAAGCGGCCGCAAACGCTCGGCGCATGGGACCATCGGCAAACCGGTCAATTTTGAGCACGGCAATGGCCGAATCTTCGCGCACCACCGACAGGCGAATGCCGCGTCGGTTAAGAACCGTGCGGGTAGGCAGGGCCGACCGTTGCCGCCGAACGGTATCGGCTTTGGCATAGCGGGCCAACCGACGGGCCGAGACACCCCGCGTGGGCAGGGCCACTTTGCGCAAACGGCCGGTCGAGTCGGTGAGTTGAACGGTGAGGGTATCCTGATACCCGTAAGCCGCCCGGTACAAGGCCGGCATCAGCATCGACAACATGCCGTCGCTGGCAGTTTGGGTGTAGCCGTCGCCCCAAACCATAGGCCGAAACTGACGGATCAGTTCGGTAGCCGGGCGGCCGTCGAGGGCGGCAATTTCTTCAAAAGCCGACACACCCGTGGCCTGCATGGGTTGCGTGGCCACAAACAGCTTGTCGCCCCGCACCAGCAGCGACAGCGGTAGCGGAGGCTGCCGGAGTTGGCGCAGGTACCGCTGGCGCTCTTTAGAGATAGACAGCCCTGTGTGGGCGCACCGCACCCGCCCGATGTACGGACGCAGCAACAACCCAAACTCAACGTCGTGCATCGACCGGTCGATCTGGGCTACGGCCTGCCGATACGCCAGATTAAGACTATCGGGCGAGGTGTACCGGTACAGACCCGGATGCAGCTGCACAAAGGCCCGCTGCAACACGGCGAGGTCTTCCTGCAACTGAGTCGGCGTGTACAGACGATACGGGTCATACTCGTCTGACTGGGCGCTGACCCAGTACGGCAAGCCGATGAAAAGGAGTGTTAGCAGGCGTTTCATACAAATCAAAACACAAGATACTACGAAAAAGCCGTTCCGGGCACCATTTGATCGAGAAGGGTGTAGAACAGGTTTCTTTTTCTGACCGCCCGGCGGCCCGGAGGATTACAGGATAGACAAGATTTTTTGGGCTTGAATAAATCCTGATTATCCTGTAATCCTGTCAAAAACTTTTTTTAGCCAACCTGTCATCATGAACTTATCTAACGCCAGTACACAAAAAAGCCGCTCTTCAAATCGAGGGCGGCTTTCTACTTGTATTCTTAACCTAAAGTCAATCCTGTTCAATGAATCGGTTGGGTGGTGAGCCGGTCGGGTAACCGACTCACGCACGCCTGATATTTTAGTTGTTGCTCTGTACGCGGTTTTGTTCTGCCGAGGTGGCCGACTGCCGCTGACGAGCCGCTTTTACGTTCTGGTTGCCAAATCGGTAGGTAAACGTAGCCCGTACCTGACGGCTCTCCCACCGCGACTGCATTTTGAGGTTGATGTCCTGATACTGCGCCGAGCCCCGGAATTTGTTAATCCAGAAGGGGTCGTTTACGTTGACCCGGAGCGTACCTTTTCCGTCGAGTACCCGCTTCTGCACCCCAAGGCTGAATGCGCCCATCGGCTGGGTTTTGATGATACCGTACACCCCTGCTGAATTGAACCAGCCTGCCAGTTCGGCACTGAAGCCTTTACCGAGGGTGAAGTTGTTCGAGGTGTAGAGGTTGTACGTCAACACTTTCACGTTCAGGTTCGCGCCCCGGTACTCGGCGTCGATGTTGTTGTACAGCGCCGTGATGTTGTTCTGCATCATCCACCACTTCCGCACCTGAACCGGGAAGCTCAGGGTCAGGTTTACGTTCTGCTGCAAGCGCATGTTCTGGGTCATCACAAACGTGGTCGAGTCGGCGGGGTTTTGGCCGGGCACCTCGCGGAAAATCACGTCGTTGGTGCGGCTGTAGCCAAGCGTAGTCGAGAACGCGCTCTTGTACACGTGGGTCATCTCAACCGAGTGCGTCAGCTGCGGGCGCAGGTAGGGGTTACCCTCCTGATACGTGTACTTGTCGAGGTAGAACTTAAACGGGTTCAGGTCCTGGTAGCTCGGCCGGTCAATTCGGCGGCTGTACGATACGTTCAGGACGTGGTTGGTGTCGAGCTGCCGCGATACGTGTACCGTTGGGAACAGGTTGACATAATCGCGGGTAACCGTTTGGTTCAGCGTCACCGACTTACCTTCTGAGTGCGTATGCTCCATCCGAAGGCCTGCCTGCAGGTTCGTTTTCTTGTTCAGCCTGGTCGCAAAGTTGGTGTAAGCCGCGTTGATGTTTTCGTTGTACTGGAACCGGTTGGTCTGGTTGGTATTCACCACCTCGCGGTTGTCGATAATGTCGAAGTAGCGCATATCGTTGTCGGTACTAACAAGGCTGCTTTTCACCCCGGCTTCGATTTTGCCTTTCTTCGTCGGGTGTACGTAATCGGCTTTAGCGGCCCAGATATTGATTTCGGCCATCATCGGGTTACGAAACCGCTGCGCTCCCTGCACCTCCGCCCCGGCGGCATTGTAAAACCGGGTGGTCATATCGTTGAGGTTGTCAGCGTTGAAGCGTGAGTAGTCGGCGTCGGCGGTCAGTTCACGCCCTTTCCCGTTGAAATCATACTTGTAGTTGACGTTACCGGTGATGTTGTTCCAGCGATTTTCCGACCGGATGTTGGTAGTCGGCACCAGGGTTACCTCACGGTTGGCGTTGCTGATATAGCTCGTATTGATGCCGTTGGGTTGCGCCCAAAGGTTCGAGAAACCCGTCAGAACAGCGCCAACGGTGCTTTTGCGCGTCAGGTTGTAATCAAAGCCCGCCCGGAAATTGACGTTGCGTGAGAAGTTGACCCGGTACGAATTTTGGTCGAAGTACGACGTTTGCCCCTGCAACGGAATCACGCGGCTGATGTCGTTCATCTGAAACGAGCGGCCGTACCGGGCGTTCACGCTACCAAACGAGGTCATTTTGCCCTGACGGTGGTTGAGGTTGATGCTGGCGTTGGTTTTCTCGAACCGACCTACACCCGCGCCCAGAATCGCCGTGCCGTTTGTTCCGAAATTCTTGTCGCGCTTCATCTTGATGTTGATAATACCCGAATTGCCCGACGCATCGTATTTAGAACCGGGGTTCGTGATAATCTCGATTTTCTCGATGTTATCGCTCGGCGTGTTTTTCAGCAGGTTTGATACTTCCTGTACCGAGAGGTAGGTCTGCTTACCGTCGATCATCACAATAACGCCCGCCTTTCCTTTCAGCTGAATCTGATCATTCTGGCGGTCAATGGTGACACCGGGCGCCTTTTCGAGCACCTCTAGGGCCGTGTTGCCGCTCGATACGATGCTGTTTTCCACGTTAACCACCGTCCGGTCGACCTGCTGCTCGATGAACGGCTTCTTGGCAACCACCTTTACTTCGCTCAGGTTTTTCGACTCCTCGGCGAGGGTCAGCTCAGGGCCAGCCACCGACGACTGCGTGGCGTCGACAGCGAACGGTTTACTATACGTTTTGGCAAAACCCACCTGCTGCGCCCCGATCCGGTACTGACCCGGCGTTACGTTTTCGAAGGTGTACGCGCCCTTGGCATCACTGATAGCTCCCTTTACGAGTTTGGTCGAGTCAGATGCTTGTACCAGCAGCATGGTTACGAACTCAAGCGGCTGGCCAGCGGCAGTTTTTACCTGACCGTTGATGGTGTGTTTGGTTGGCGATTGTCCGAAAGCGACTATACAGGCGCTGAGGAGCAAAAGCAGAAGGGAAAGTGTAACGGATTTCATGACGATTATTGCTGTTGTTGTCCTGTTCAAGCAAGAAGTACAATGCAAAGGTAGGTAGCTGGCATTACAAAGTACCTTTTCTTACACAAGCGGTCGGATCGGGTGGATAAGCGGATTTGGGGATTTTTGGGGGCTCGGATTACGTCAGAAGTGCGGCTGATGGACGTAAAGGTCACTACAGAGATGCGCGCCCGAAACAGAAAGTTGCACGAACTGATAAAAATTCGTGCTGAACGGTAGAATACGACTTCGAAATATCTATAGAACTACTCTGATTACTGGGTAATGGTCGTTGAGTTGTTACGTTTTCCTCCCCAATTGAAGCTGATTGCGCTTCAATTGGGGAGGCTGCACCCGCTTACAACCGGATACCAACCGACCAAACGTTTACTTTGGGTCCCTGGCCATCGCGGAAAAGCATGGTAGATGGTTCGTAGCGGACAAACAGGCCGGTGTCTTCGCCCCAGGCGGCTTCGGCCGTGAGTCCCCACCGTAGCGAGGTGGTGTTGTATCCGCCGTGATTACGGGTAGTCTCACCACCGTCGGGTTTTACTTTCGTATAGCTGTCGAGCCGGATACCGGCGTACGCTCCTACCCCAAAGGTTACTCGATCAGACGGGCCAAACATGAGCAGTACCGGAATATTACCCTGAAACGTGGTCAGTTTAGTCCGTTTCAGATCGCGGTTATCGCCCACCAGCACCGACTCCTGCCGACCCGTTGCCGGGTTTACGGTTGATACCAGCCGCTGATCCCGCTCGAACATGAAGTTGTTCCAGGCAATTTCGGGCCCGACACCAATGCGGGGGCCATCGGGCCGGTTGCTCAGGGGCAGTTGCCGACGCCACGACAGGGCCACAAACCGCGACCCGAGCGGACGTAGCTGAAAGGCATCGGCTCCGGCACCACTCACGCCGTTGATACCGATATAAAAACCAAAATCTTTGATGATGCGGGGTTTGTAGGGCGCTTCGCTAGGCGACGTATGGGCGGTTTGGGCGGTCGCAGTCGTGAGCGAAGTAAGGGCGGCAGCGCAGAAGAGAAGGAATGGTTTCATGGTTTTTCAGGCGATTGTTTAGGGGTTCAGGAAAAGCTCCGAACCCGTTTTACGTTCCAGATGCAAAAGGGATGCGGGCGGGTTGCACGCTTCACAAAGAATTTAATTCGACCACGGTGACGCCGGGGGTGGCCCGGAACCCATCGACCATGATTTTGCGGTGATTGGCCCCGACGAAAACAACTACGCGTTTGGCACCCCTCTGCCGGGCCCGTTCTACGGTATTGCGCACCATATCGTCGTTTCGATTTTGCCACTGGGCCAGCATGGCCTCGACCTCTTTTTGCGGAAAGCCCGTAGCGCCAAACAGGCGGTGTGCCCCGTAGAAATTCACGATATTGAGCATTTCATCGCCCGCAGGTGAGTTGAAAAACCAGGTTGACTGACCCGCCTTTTCGGCCTGGCTCTCAGCCTGCAATAAGGTACGAACGCGATTCATCAGCGCGGTAAACCGGCGGGCCTCCGTCGAGGTACTGTCGGTCAGGTGGTCGGTCCAGGCCCGGTAAAGCGTGTCGACGCGGTCCCAGGCGGCCTGCCAGGCAAGGTCGTGTCGTTGGCTGTCCATCGCCCCCAGTTCATCAATACCAAGTGCATCCATCAGCGGAAACACCACATTATGGTATTCGCTGGAGCGATTAGTGTATAGCGAATCGGGCTCGCCCAAAATAGCGCGGTAGGCGGCTACCTCGTCGGGCCCGAACTGTGGGCGGGCCTTATCGAGCCGGTACAGGTGGTAGCGGGCGTTGGCCATATCCCGATTGAGGTACAGCACCCGCGCCAGTTTCATACGCTCCTGATGAAGTTGGGGTTGCTTACGCAGTAACCGGCGGGTTTCGCGGATAAACTGGTCCGGGTTTTTAGGCGCCGGGTAAGCCGTCTGCCGGACGTAGGCCAACCGTCGTTCTACATTGGCTTTGTTCCAGTAATTCGTCAGGGCGTCGTAGTCGGCGGCCGACAAAAACTCGCCGTACAGGGCGTCAGGCTTGAACGTGGCAATCTGCCGAATCAGACTATCGAATTTCTCAACTTGCTTTTTGCCGTAATTGTGCGACGTACCCACCATGAGTACGTCGAGGGGCTGGCCAACGGTGGTTGGTAATCTTGTAAACAGGAGAACGAGCAGGGCGAATAGCGGTTTCATACGGTTGTGTTGTGTTCGGTTGATTGATGGGACAAAGGTGCGGGAGCCCATTTCGCAGCGCTTCATCAACTCGACCAACCGGGCCGTTTTGTCGGCAAACGCCCGTTGCAGAGCCCAAGCCTGTTGGTCGGCAAAAAAAGGGCGTTGGTCGAACCGGTTTGGGCGTATGCACCCTACCGAGCACTTTTGCAGCGTAACCAAAACCGCGTACACGCTCCGCCCATGCCATGACGTTCAATCGCCAACTTAGCCGCCCCCTTCTCCGTAACCTGCTGTACCTGGGTCTATTTTTGCTACCCCTCTCGCTCGACCTCATCAACCCCAACCGCGACCGAATCGAGTTCAGCCTGTTTGGATCCACCTTTGTGCTTGTTTTTCTGCTCACGGCCTGGTTTGAGCACGTCGTAGTGCTGAACCGGTTTCTCGACAGGCAGCAGTATGTACAAACCGGGCTGGGGTCGATTTTGGCCTTGTTCTTTTTTGTTGGCGTGCGCTATCTGGTTGAGCAGCAGTTAACCCGGCTCTTGTTCGGGTCAGTCAATTACGACCCTACCGACCTGACAGCCAGTTATTATTTGAGCGATAACCGATACTACGCTTTGGCAAGCGTGGGGCTGGGTGTTCTGTTTAAGCTAATCGAAGACTGGATTGTGCTGCAACAGGAGCGCCGGGCGTTGGTAAGCGAGAAAACAACCGCCGAGCTGGCTTTCCTTAAATCGCAGATCAACCCGCACTTTCTGTTCAACACGCTCAACAATATTTACGCCCTGGCCTACACCAAGTCAGATGCCGCACCGGGGGCCATTCTGAAACTGTCGGAGCTGATGCGCTACATGCTTTACGAAAGCACGGGCGGACCGGGCGGAGATGCCTCTCCACCCCAGAAAGTAATCCTCAGCCGGGAGATTGAGTACCTACGCAACCTGGTCGATCTGGAAACTCTGCGGGTTCCCAACGCACAGGTCCAGTTTGTGGTCGATGGGAACACCGATTTATACCGCATTGAGCCAATGCTGCTTATTTCACTCGTGGAAAATGCCTTTAAACACGGCAACCTCACCGACCCCAACCACCCCCTCGTTATTCGGTTGAGTGTGCGGCAGGGGCAGTTACAGGCCGAGGTTACCAACAAAAAAGGCCATCATCAGAAAGACGCGACCGGCGGCATAGGCTTGCCCAACGTGCGCCGTCGGTTAGCTTTGTTGTACCCCAACCGGCACCAACTCCACATCCACGAAGACGCGCAGACGTTTGTCTGTCGGCTCGAAATAAGCCTGTAAGCCCCTTTTCCCTATGTTCCGTACCCTCATTGTCGACGACGAACCGCTGGCCCTCACGATCCTGAGCGATTATGTCGGCAAAGTCCCTTTTCTGACCCTTACCGGCACCACAACCAGCCCCATTGCGGCCCTGCAACGTGTACAGGCGGGCGAGGTCGATCTTATTTTGCTGGATATTCAGATGCCCGAACTCACGGGGATTCAGTTTCTGAACATCATCCGGGGCAGCCGTTGCCGGGTTATTCTGACCACGGCCTATGCCGAGTATGCCCTCGATGGGTACGAACACGATGTAGTCGATTATCTGCTCAAGCCCATTTCATTCGATCGGTTTTACCGGGCGGTGCAAAAACTGATTGCCCAGCCAAACCCCACCACACCCACCGGAGGAGGACTACCTACCGGGGC
It includes:
- a CDS encoding sensor histidine kinase, with protein sequence MTFNRQLSRPLLRNLLYLGLFLLPLSLDLINPNRDRIEFSLFGSTFVLVFLLTAWFEHVVVLNRFLDRQQYVQTGLGSILALFFFVGVRYLVEQQLTRLLFGSVNYDPTDLTASYYLSDNRYYALASVGLGVLFKLIEDWIVLQQERRALVSEKTTAELAFLKSQINPHFLFNTLNNIYALAYTKSDAAPGAILKLSELMRYMLYESTGGPGGDASPPQKVILSREIEYLRNLVDLETLRVPNAQVQFVVDGNTDLYRIEPMLLISLVENAFKHGNLTDPNHPLVIRLSVRQGQLQAEVTNKKGHHQKDATGGIGLPNVRRRLALLYPNRHQLHIHEDAQTFVCRLEISL
- a CDS encoding LytR/AlgR family response regulator transcription factor, producing MFRTLIVDDEPLALTILSDYVGKVPFLTLTGTTTSPIAALQRVQAGEVDLILLDIQMPELTGIQFLNIIRGSRCRVILTTAYAEYALDGYEHDVVDYLLKPISFDRFYRAVQKLIAQPNPTTPTGGGLPTGAGAAVSHAHEWAERVSPDPDFIFVKTEYRLQRVDLTDILYAEGLKDYVSLFLPPPPGKPDPTRLLTLQTLKHLEEKLPVSRFVRVHKSYIVALNRIESIERNRIYIGKAVIPVGDTYRDEFFRRIDG
- a CDS encoding outer membrane beta-barrel protein, which produces MKPFLLFCAAALTSLTTATAQTAHTSPSEAPYKPRIIKDFGFYIGINGVSGAGADAFQLRPLGSRFVALSWRRQLPLSNRPDGPRIGVGPEIAWNNFMFERDQRLVSTVNPATGRQESVLVGDNRDLKRTKLTTFQGNIPVLLMFGPSDRVTFGVGAYAGIRLDSYTKVKPDGGETTRNHGGYNTTSLRWGLTAEAAWGEDTGLFVRYEPSTMLFRDGQGPKVNVWSVGIRL
- a CDS encoding TonB-dependent receptor; the protein is MKSVTLSLLLLLLSACIVAFGQSPTKHTINGQVKTAAGQPLEFVTMLLVQASDSTKLVKGAISDAKGAYTFENVTPGQYRIGAQQVGFAKTYSKPFAVDATQSSVAGPELTLAEESKNLSEVKVVAKKPFIEQQVDRTVVNVENSIVSSGNTALEVLEKAPGVTIDRQNDQIQLKGKAGVIVMIDGKQTYLSVQEVSNLLKNTPSDNIEKIEIITNPGSKYDASGNSGIINIKMKRDKNFGTNGTAILGAGVGRFEKTNASINLNHRQGKMTSFGSVNARYGRSFQMNDISRVIPLQGQTSYFDQNSYRVNFSRNVNFRAGFDYNLTRKSTVGAVLTGFSNLWAQPNGINTSYISNANREVTLVPTTNIRSENRWNNITGNVNYKYDFNGKGRELTADADYSRFNADNLNDMTTRFYNAAGAEVQGAQRFRNPMMAEINIWAAKADYVHPTKKGKIEAGVKSSLVSTDNDMRYFDIIDNREVVNTNQTNRFQYNENINAAYTNFATRLNKKTNLQAGLRMEHTHSEGKSVTLNQTVTRDYVNLFPTVHVSRQLDTNHVLNVSYSRRIDRPSYQDLNPFKFYLDKYTYQEGNPYLRPQLTHSVEMTHVYKSAFSTTLGYSRTNDVIFREVPGQNPADSTTFVMTQNMRLQQNVNLTLSFPVQVRKWWMMQNNITALYNNIDAEYRGANLNVKVLTYNLYTSNNFTLGKGFSAELAGWFNSAGVYGIIKTQPMGAFSLGVQKRVLDGKGTLRVNVNDPFWINKFRGSAQYQDINLKMQSRWESRQVRATFTYRFGNQNVKAARQRQSATSAEQNRVQSNN
- a CDS encoding S41 family peptidase, translating into MKRLLTLLFIGLPYWVSAQSDEYDPYRLYTPTQLQEDLAVLQRAFVQLHPGLYRYTSPDSLNLAYRQAVAQIDRSMHDVEFGLLLRPYIGRVRCAHTGLSISKERQRYLRQLRQPPLPLSLLVRGDKLFVATQPMQATGVSAFEEIAALDGRPATELIRQFRPMVWGDGYTQTASDGMLSMLMPALYRAAYGYQDTLTVQLTDSTGRLRKVALPTRGVSARRLARYAKADTVRRQRSALPTRTVLNRRGIRLSVVREDSAIAVLKIDRFADGPMRRAFAAAFKEIKRREIRQLIVDVRGNLGGSAQTCRDLVRYVATQPFVFWDSTVANARTARIPGVKTWLSSPFAYIDLRFRLRRDDHGNLQLPTYRKTVRPYENRRFTGPVYILTDGLSFSAGSIFPALARQYNPNVRIVGRETGGGAYGCNAGQSIFVQLPNTRMVVKIPAYRIRLPLPGRDQGRGVMPDYPVAYSLDDLRQGRDRDLETARQLMSRDRATSNALSNSR
- a CDS encoding DUF5694 domain-containing protein, whose product is MKPLFALLVLLFTRLPTTVGQPLDVLMVGTSHNYGKKQVEKFDSLIRQIATFKPDALYGEFLSAADYDALTNYWNKANVERRLAYVRQTAYPAPKNPDQFIRETRRLLRKQPQLHQERMKLARVLYLNRDMANARYHLYRLDKARPQFGPDEVAAYRAILGEPDSLYTNRSSEYHNVVFPLMDALGIDELGAMDSQRHDLAWQAAWDRVDTLYRAWTDHLTDSTSTEARRFTALMNRVRTLLQAESQAEKAGQSTWFFNSPAGDEMLNIVNFYGAHRLFGATGFPQKEVEAMLAQWQNRNDDMVRNTVERARQRGAKRVVVFVGANHRKIMVDGFRATPGVTVVELNSL